actgtagtggagggcttcagttTAATTTGATCAGATGGGAACCTTTACCGAGCACCTTAATCTCGAACATGCGAGCATTTTCGCTTTTTGCCTGCGTAAGAAAAGCGGAAGCcacggccgagaatcgaacccgcatCCTTGGGCAGCACAACGCCGCGGGCACTGAGCCATGTAGCAACCCGcagaataaaaaaagtgaaatgagTACATTTAAGGTGAGGTGACATGTGACGTTGCTTCCAATAATTTTTAGCTGAGAGTGAGTGCTTGTCCCATTGTGCTTCGCCTGTGTTGTATTTTTGCGCTCTGGGTTTTACAAGCGTGCACCAACTGCCTAACGAGTAGTTTTACTGAAATTTACTTTAATTCAATCGATCCATCTTAGAATGCAAACACAAGGTGTTCAAGCTGAGCAATCTTGCAGTAAGCTTAAAAAAGCATGCTTCGGGGAATTAAATTACCTGTACGTTCTTAGCAGGTATCTTGACAGACAGAAAGGCAGTAGTGGGGGCTAATATATCTGGCCATGAGGGGAAGGCTGACAAACACCCCTTGAAATAGAACCCTGGCTACGCGACTGATCAGTGTACAGTTGGCCTTTTATACCTAAAATTCCATCCAGTCCCCTTTCTCCCTTCCCATAAATGTTGCAATTTGTCGCGGCCATCACAGAGACCACAAAcaaaaggcaataaaaaaagataactgGTGCTGACATACCTGGCGAAGCCTGTTGTCCAAAAAATCCAGCCATGTTACCCAGATCCTCGAAACGGTTGACGTAGAAACGCCAAACCTGTACGAAAAACAAATTTGCAAAAAATGCGCATCAGTGATTTTCTGCAGCACAAACAAAAGAACCTACGGTTGCAATGAAGATGTCATTGCAGAAGATGCTTAAACGGTACTGAATTCCTTTTGCGTAAGCACCTTGTTACTTCCAGTCATTTTCATTATAAACGATAAGTGAAAAAGTGCTGCATACCATTGCTGATATTTTGAGGAACGTACGAATACACAGCATGCTGCATTCCCCCTATGCACAAAGTAACTAACAAAACCAGCTACGCTCGGCAGGAACACTGAAATTTGGCTTAAACTTGAATTTCTCAGTGAATGAAAGTTCGTTTGCTCCCGGACAAGCACTAAGGGTATTACAAAATACCAAATCTTTTGAATAAAGCAAACTCGTATTTTGTCTTCATGGCCCCTTTCGGGCTGATTGGGTTATGCTTGTTTCCCTCACAGCATATTCATAAATAACATTATACACAGTATGCCCGCGTAAATGTATTGGCATGGTAACAGAGTTTCATTAGTCACTCCACTTGGACCTTATGCAGAGGCAAAAATGAGtactgatgcaaaaaaaaacacttcaacgTTGGCAGCGTACCTGTACGCAAGGTCAAGGCCGTCAAGGCCCAGCCGTAGCCTCATCAGGACGAGCACAAGCTGTGTCTTCAAAGGCAGGATGAAGTTCCGGTCCTCGTTCTCCGTTTCCTTCATCTGCCAGAACCGCAGCTTTTTCGCATCTGGTTCAAGTAGGGACCAAAAACTGTCGAAGGACTTTCTGGATGTAAAGCCAGTGTAGTACCGCAGCTTCTTTTCATCTTCTACAAGGGCTTCATACGTGATGTCAATCTTTTGTGTAGCTTCAGCCTTGCACCTCTTGACTTTCTTCTGCATACAGGATAGCTCAAGCCGCAAGCACCTATTCTTCTGCTGAAGGCGGTCACATAGCTTTTTTGCTTCAGCATGGTCCTGTTGAGAGCGTTTTAGCTGGCGGTTGAGCTCTTCAACATGCGCGTAAGCAGCTTCAGCCTTTTCTGCTAGCTCAGTTATTATATTATTTTGGCAAGCAACTTTCTTGGCAAGCTGGTCATAGCTTGACTCTTGGCTGCTGTAGGCATGGTCCATGAGTAGAGTGCTTTGCTGTGCGGTGTCTTCACTGTCGCTGCTGCTACTAGTGATGGCAGAGCCTGAGACTTCTGGGTCGTGCTGGGGTGCCACAGTTGGACTGTTGGGAAGTTCCGGCTGTCaggggaaaatgaaaaaagaaagccaTGTGTTTCAGTGATTTTTACAACACACTGTGCAGCTGCAGGTGAGATTTCCAATACTGCATTTTATACCTTCACACGAGTTTAAGTTTACTCGGCATCATTGCTTTTTTTACGCAGTAGCGCAACCCTTAAGTAGCCATTGCCTGCATTAAGCCATAACAAAATATTCAGTGGTGCATATGCAACAACGTAATGCTATTTCTCTGCATTGCTTGCGCTCAAATTACCTGTGTCCTTATGAGTGGTCGCCTCCTTTCCACCTTTTGCGGTCTCAGCGGGAAGATTGTGGGCACTCTGTTCATGTAAGTCTTTTTTCCTCCTTCGAAGTGGGCACCGCATACTCGGTGTCCCGTGGTAGGCGTAAACTTGGAGAACCTGAGCACAAAAAGTTCCAGCATTATTTCATATGACACTGAACATCACCTACTGCGTTTTCAGGTTCCTTTTAAATGTCCAGTCTGCATGCTACCACTGCAAGACAACAGTATCACTTTCTCTTGATTAACGTACAAAAAGTTCCATATCAGTCAAGGGCAAATGACAAATGTAATTTTAATTTTCAGCGTCACTCGACAACGCCACACACAGGTAAATTATACAGCTGTTTGTGCCACTCATCTGCATAGGTGCAGCGAAATCGGCCGCGTGCATGCACCAGATAACTATTTTACGGAAAGGACGAGATTACAGAGGCACCGTTTGCATCGAGGGTGATCCGCGAAAGCTAATCGCCGTTTGGCACAACGAGTTCTGGGTAAGTTGTTGCAAGCGTGCCGTGAAGTACGTTACGTCGTTTCTAAAAAGTAAGGTCTCGATGTACGGTAGAGCTATTAGGAGAGCCTCGTCAATGAGCTTGCCTTCCCCTTATGCCTGCATGCTTGCCActtgcgttgtaaaaaaaaaaaaaaaaaaacgcaagccgcGTACGCGGTGCTGCACTTGCGCAACATGGAAAACTAAAAGACCTCAGCACTACaactcgtaataataataatattagtacgCAGCGGTAACAAAAAACGCTAGAATAAGGAAGATGCGCTAAAAAATGACCGGCATGCACAACCGCGAACCGCGGCTGAGCTATCCGGTAAGAGTATACGCAGGCAGAGTGAGCAAAGATCATATTCTTTGGTATGCTAAGCTTCATGATTaaacattcacataaaaaaaaaaccaccgcaataCGCTTATTTAGTTTCAAAGCGGCACTATACATTTATTAAGATGTCTTACCTGCCGCCCCGTCCAGCCCTGTTGATACGCTGAATCCACGTCTCCCGAAGCTTTTGCTCTTTAGGAAAGACGTAGAAACCCAAGCCTTTATCCCTTGTGCTGTTGTTGTAGCATCCAGGAACACAGCACGTAAATCCTCCCATCGTAAGACGGCTCCACACGACCGAAAAATCTATCGAAAAGGGAACGCTCAGGCACGACTACAAGTACCGGCATGCACCGCGGCTGCCGCGGCAGCGGTGGCGTCGCGAAACTGGCCTGTGGGATCGGTCTATTGAGCACATGAGCATAACctcgaacaaaacaaaaacatggagcactgtGCACATCCACACGGTAACCTGAATCGATGGTATCAGCCGCAAGAAGTGGTGCATGTGCAAATTAtgtaaaagatgtgtgtgtgtgtgtgtgtgtgtgtgtgtgtgtgtgtgtgtgtgtgtgcgtgtgcgtgcgtgtgtgtgtgtgtgtgtgtgtgtgtgtgtgtgtgtgtgtgtgtgtgtgtgtgtgtgtatatatatatccccACAGCGCCCAACGTATTGTCGCGTAGATATAGATGTAgctattttctttcaacttttggcTCGTTCCAATCTCGCGGGTCTGCCCAGGAGCAGGGTTTGCGGTGGTGTCCTTGAGTGGCTCACGGGCTTTGTTGTACAAGCGCGTTATCTTCCTTCCTGCGAGGGTCTGTTTCCCATTTAGGGGACCGAAGATGGCTTTACATCAGCGGCGCCTGAAGGTATGCGGGGTGAGCTGTACGGTGGAAGCCTAACGGATGTCGCGGTAGCTTGTTGTGTGTTTTTACTTTAGTTTAGGTCATTTCGAGGGTCTGTTTCCCATTTAGGGGACCGTAGACGGCTTTGCATTCGCGGCGCCTGAAGCTATGCGGGGTGAGCTGTACGGTAGAAGCCTAACGGATGTCGCGGTAGCTCGTTGTATGTTTTGACATTAGTTTAGGTCATTTGTGTTTAGGTGGACGGCGGTCATCGAGTTCAAATTCGGTGGAGACCGCCCGCTATTGGGTGTACCTGTTTGAATTCGTGACACCCGATTGGGTGTGGTGAACGGATACTTCTGAGTGGTCCTTTTTGTTTGTCGGGGGTCGCTTCGGGACGCTTCCAGGGGAGCCGAGGGAGAGTCGCACCGGAGACGCCACGAGAGCAGGTTGCAGCGggtgctgctccgagttgttagaGTTATGCAGCGTACAAGTGTGTACGACGTCTATTATGAACACCAAGCCAAATAAATCGGTTTAGGAGCAACTCTATGGATCTGCTGTGTGTACGTGTCATTTCTTCGGCGGCGACCAAGTAGCAACCAGAACATTAcactacaaagtggtggaggctGCGCGGTAGCGAAAACCCCCCGTACGTTGATGCCCACTCTGAGGAGCCAGAACGGCGCGGACGACGTTGCGAGAATGGCCCACCTTCTAACTGGTGCAACCTCGAGACCCTTCATCGGGCCCCCGATCTTCAAAGGTACACCTGAGGAATCCGTATCGGAGTGGGTGACCTGCTACGAACATGTATCTTCACTCAACTCATGGGACGACGATACAAAGGTGAAATTTCTTTATTTGGCTTTTGAGGACGACGCTAAAAAATGGTATACAACGAAAGTCATGACCAGCGCTCCTAATACGTGGGAAGAGTGGGCCACGTTGCTTAAGTCTAGCTTCACTGGCCACCACGCAGCAGAGATAACCCGCCTGAGACTAGAGAATCGAATTCAACTGCCGTCTGAGAGCCCGGAGAAGTATTATTACGACGTACTGCAGCTGTGCGCTCACGTAGACCCAGCTATGAAAGAGGAAGACCGCGTACGTCATCTTTTGCGTAGACTCCGCGCCGATGCTCTGGAGAAAATGGTCCTCGCCAACCCGACAAGTTCAGGAGAATTTTTACAAATTCTGCAACGGATAAACCATGCCGCGTTGATGGCCCGTGCCCATTTGAGTCCTCTGAACAGCTACCTCCCAGCCAACGTTACACAGCCGGGGTCAGCGGCCATTCCTGGGGAATCAATCGCGACACAGCCCACTCTGGTGAGCCAACACCACCTAAATGAGTTCAGGCCTCTTCACTCCGGCGCgccttcgtgtgacgtcattcaaCTTTGCCCGAGCCTCTCACGCCAACACCACCTAGCTCACGCCGTACCAGCAGCGTTTCGGCGTGTCCAGGCATGTTGACAGGCAAGGAGGAGGGCGACCTCTCTCGAGAGAGCGAGCACCGTGGTAGCCCGTAGCTTTGCGGAAGAGCCGTAAGTTGTCCGAGTCTCCGACAGGTGGCGGCAGCCGTGACAATTATTTCACTCTGTCGTTGAACGAGACCACGCAGCCACGCCGTGCGCGCTGTTCCGTGTTGCAGTTACCGCTTCCGCCGAATTTATTTTGTTGACGAATGTATCCTGAGACATGGGGCGGTGTTGTGTACCCAACTGTCGAGGGAACTATGACAATGGTCCGAAAGTCCGCTTGTTTTCTTTTCCGAGAGACGCTAAGCGAAGAGCGGAATGGCAGCGGGCTGTGCGACGGAGCGACGTCGACGTGAGGCTGTTGAAGGACCCCAAGGTAAGCTGCATCGAGCGTACCCCTTCAGAATTAACGAGATTTCTCGTAATTATCCCAGGAAATTctaattggtgttttttttttttttttttgttccggtcACGCGCAGGTTTGCGAGCGTCACTTCAAGTCGGAACACCTGCGCACAACGTCAACGTATACGGACTGCGATGGACGAACCATTGAAGCTCCTATAAAGTTGACACGGCTGACTCCAGACGCCTTCCCAGCCATTTTTCCAGACTGCCCTTCGTATATCTCGGATTCGCGCACGTCGCGAGAAGAGCCTGAACTGAAAAGGAAGCGGACTGAAAATGAGCTACTCCAGAAAGCCATACACGAGTCCCAAGCAGCgtttgaaaaagaagaaaaacagtaCAAAGTTTGTAATCTGGGTGAACTGATTTCTCGGGTTAACGAGCGTCCAAATAAGAAGTTTTGGTGTACAACAGCCTGCGAGACGTGCCTCATCGTCGCCCACATCGAACCGGCGTTGCAAGCTCCGGAGATGCTTGTATCTGTGGTGGTTACAGAGGATCTGTCCGTTTCCGTGTATTTTAAGTGCGCTCCGTTGGTGTCGGATGATGTGTGCATTACTGACGAAGTCCGTGGTGTCCGTGTGCTGGACAACCTTCTAGACAGCGTGGAGCGATATTGTGAAAAGAAGGCCCGTCAACAGGAGGACAAGGTAGGAGGAGTGCTTAGGCTTCTTTTATCCTTGCTGGATGACATTTGCGATGATGAGCTGCATGATGATGAGAGGGCTGGCGCACTAATCTTCCTGAAGGAGCAGTGCAAGCTGCTGACAAAGAAGAGTAATGGCGTGCGGTATTCTGCAGAGCTTTTAGTTTTTAGCAGTATATTGCACACAATTTCTCCACATGCTTACAAGTTTTTTCGCCACAGCAACAAGCTTGTCTTGCCGCATGACACTACCATCAAGCGAGTTTGTGCTGCACATGATGTGAGCCCATCGAAAGAGCAGTGCGAAGAAGGTTTTCTGAGGTACATTAAGCGCAGAGCAACCATTCTGAAGCCTCATGAAAAAAATGTGACTGTCATGCTTGATGAAATACACCTGCAACAGTTTTTTGAATATAAAGGTGGCTGCCTAACAGGGTTTGCTGCGCATTGTGGGGAACCAGCAAAGACAGCGCACGTGTTCATGGTACAGTCTTTGCTTTCATCTTATAAAGATGTTGCTCATATCCTTCCGGTAACTCGTATCACAGCAACGGAGCTGCATGATGTTCTAAAGACACTAATCATGAGGCTTGAAAGTGCTGGTCTGCATGTTGTTGCGGtcgtaacagacaacaatgccataAACAGGAAAATGATGTCTCTGTTTAGCGAACAAAATGAGCCAGGGATTGTTTTTCCTCATCCTGCCAACCCGCAACAGCcattgtttcatgttgtggacacTGTTCACTTGCTCAAGTGTATACGCAACAATTGGCTCAATCAGAAGGATAATGACAAGTCGTTTTTGTATCCTCCTTTTGAAAGCTGTGAAAGTGGTGAGGACCAAAAAGCTTCGTTTACTTTTTTGAGGAAGCTGTACCAGAGTGAACAAAGCAAGCTTGCAAAGGTTGCCTATGGTCTGAGCTATAAAGCACTTTATCCAAGCCACCTAGAGCGTCAAAATGTGAAATTGGTGTTGAAAGTTTTTAACAGCTTTGTGTCATCAGCTTTGTCACTTGAAGCGCAGAAATTGCATTTGGCTGCACTGCAGGAAACGGCCACCTTTATTGATTTGATTGTCAGGTGGTGGAGCATTGTAAATGTTAAGACTCCAGAAAAGGGGCACAGACTACGTGATGTTTATCAGCAGCCTGTGAAGGATATGTCTTGTTTGCAAGTTCAGTACCTTGATCAGTTCAGTACCTTGATCAGTTCATTACCTGGCTTGACAGGTGGAGCCGGAGGGGAACCACGGCTGGAAATTTGACAAAGGAGACCCACTTTGCTCTCCGGCTAAGCACGTATTCATTGATTGAGCTGTCACGGTATTGCCTTGATGAGCTGGGCTTTAGGTACGTCCTTTTGGGGAAGTTTCAAATAGATTGCCTTGAGGCCAGGTTCGGGAAGTACCGCCAAATGTGTGGATCTCACTACAATGTGTCAATCACAGAAGTATTCGAAGCGGAGACAAAGATTCGCTTGCAGGACACTTTAAAGCTGGAAGACATGCCGCTGTCATTGGCACCTAAGGAACAGGAGCTTGATGCCGAGATGCTAATAGCAAAGTATGCCATCAAACTCACCCAAAGTGACCTGAAGGCATCACAAACTGACGTGCCTGCGTTGGCATACATTGCAGGCTATTGTGCGCATGCTGCAATTAAACGTCAGCCATGTGAGG
The nucleotide sequence above comes from Rhipicephalus microplus isolate Deutch F79 chromosome 2, USDA_Rmic, whole genome shotgun sequence. Encoded proteins:
- the LOC119186806 gene encoding uncharacterized protein LOC119186806, with protein sequence MGGFTCCVPGCYNNSTRDKGLGFYVFPKEQKLRETWIQRINRAGRGGRFSKFTPTTGHRVCGAHFEGGKKTYMNRVPTIFPLRPQKVERRRPLIRTQPELPNSPTVAPQHDPEVSGSAITSSSSDSEDTAQQSTLLMDHAYSSQESSYDQLAKKVACQNNIITELAEKAEAAYAHVEELNRQLKRSQQDHAEAKKLCDRLQQKNRCLRLELSCMQKKVKRCKAEATQKIDITYEALVEDEKKLRYYTGFTSRKSFDSFWSLLEPDAKKLRFWQMKETENEDRNFILPLKTQLVLVLMRLRLGLDGLDLAYRFGVSTSTVSRIWVTWLDFLDNRLRQVPTWMPPHLCDKYRPRAFTDKGYTTVDGILDCTEIFIETPSSFRVQSETYSSYKKHNTAKGLVVCSPNGFVMFVSDLSPGRLSDKALTKASGVLEKFSPGRSLMADRGFTIEEECKELSLHLNIPSFMEGRPQLSEADETETRLIASVRIHVERVIRRIKTYRILSQVFPNSMSGQLNKVWHVCARLTNFVGEPLL